The following proteins are co-located in the Escherichia fergusonii ATCC 35469 genome:
- a CDS encoding DUF1266 domain-containing protein, with amino-acid sequence MDMESQKILFALSTPMEIRNECCLPSHSSPKMYLGTRFFDLSSSWGIDDRDDLLRTIHRMIDNGHAARLAGFYHRWFRYSPCEWRNYTSELNESGQAYAQFVASTAECCGEGGIKAWDYVRMGFLSRMGVLNNWLSEEESLWIQSRIHLRAINYYANWRQYFAAYIFGRQYWQSPEDDNLPLLREFLARKEYDDSGNDMFYQLFASDDAYYATLPWQPLADYPTCPETLKDMSDL; translated from the coding sequence ATGGACATGGAGTCGCAAAAAATATTGTTTGCACTTTCCACTCCGATGGAAATACGCAATGAATGCTGTTTACCTTCGCATTCATCGCCCAAAATGTATTTAGGTACACGCTTTTTTGACCTTTCTTCCTCCTGGGGAATTGATGACCGTGATGACCTGCTGCGCACAATTCACCGAATGATCGATAACGGTCATGCTGCGCGGTTGGCTGGTTTTTATCACCGCTGGTTTCGTTATTCACCATGTGAATGGCGTAACTATACCAGTGAGTTAAATGAGTCAGGCCAGGCTTACGCGCAGTTTGTCGCCAGCACAGCCGAATGTTGTGGCGAAGGCGGTATAAAAGCCTGGGATTATGTCCGTATGGGTTTTTTAAGCCGGATGGGCGTACTTAATAACTGGCTCAGCGAAGAAGAAAGCCTGTGGATCCAGTCGCGTATTCACCTGCGAGCAATAAACTATTACGCCAACTGGCGGCAATATTTCGCAGCATATATTTTTGGGCGACAATACTGGCAGTCTCCCGAGGATGATAATCTGCCTTTATTACGTGAATTCTTAGCGCGTAAAGAATACGACGATTCCGGCAATGATATGTTTTATCAATTATTTGCCAGTGACGATGCATATTACGCGACCTTACCCTGGCAACCACTGGCTGACTACCCCACATGTCCGGAAACGCTTAAGGATATGAGCGACCTATGA
- the ybeQ gene encoding Sel1 family TPR-like repeat protein YbeQ, translating to MIFTSSCCDNLSIDEIIERAEKGDSEAQYIVGFYYNRDSAVDSPDDEKAFYWLKLAAEQGHCEAQYSLGRKYSEDKSCHKDNEQAIFWLKKAARQGHTFASNALGWILDRGEDPNYKEAVVWYQIAAESGMSYAQNNLGWIYRNGNGVTQDYAQALFWYKQAALQGHSYAQDNLADLYEDGKGVAQNKALAAFWYLKSAQQGNRHAQFQIAWDYNVGEGVDQDYKQAMYWYLKAAAQESVDAYVNIGYMYKHGQSVEKNYQAAFEWFTKAAECDNATAWYNLAIMYHYGEGRPVDLRQALDLYRKVQSSGTRDVSQKIREIEDLL from the coding sequence ATGATTTTTACATCAAGTTGCTGCGATAATTTATCAATAGATGAGATTATCGAACGTGCTGAAAAAGGAGATAGTGAAGCACAATATATTGTTGGGTTTTATTATAATCGCGATAGCGCAGTTGACTCTCCGGACGACGAAAAGGCCTTTTACTGGCTGAAGCTGGCCGCTGAGCAAGGCCATTGTGAAGCACAATATTCCTTAGGGCGGAAATACTCCGAGGATAAAAGCTGTCATAAAGATAATGAACAAGCCATCTTTTGGCTGAAAAAAGCAGCCCGACAAGGACATACTTTCGCTTCCAACGCCCTTGGCTGGATACTGGATCGTGGAGAAGACCCCAACTATAAAGAAGCGGTTGTCTGGTATCAGATAGCCGCGGAGAGCGGAATGTCTTATGCGCAAAATAATCTTGGGTGGATTTACAGAAATGGCAACGGAGTCACACAAGATTATGCGCAGGCATTGTTCTGGTACAAACAAGCTGCATTACAAGGCCATAGTTACGCACAAGACAATCTGGCCGATCTTTATGAAGACGGTAAAGGTGTTGCCCAAAACAAAGCTCTTGCCGCATTCTGGTATTTAAAAAGCGCACAGCAAGGTAATCGGCACGCTCAATTTCAAATTGCGTGGGATTATAACGTTGGCGAAGGGGTTGACCAGGACTATAAGCAAGCAATGTACTGGTATCTGAAGGCTGCCGCTCAGGAAAGCGTCGACGCTTACGTTAACATCGGCTATATGTATAAACACGGTCAAAGCGTTGAGAAGAATTATCAGGCCGCCTTTGAATGGTTTACGAAAGCCGCTGAATGCGATAACGCCACTGCCTGGTATAACCTTGCCATTATGTATCATTACGGAGAAGGAAGACCTGTCGATCTCCGACAGGCTCTCGACCTGTATCGTAAAGTTCAGTCATCCGGTACCAGGGATGTCAGTCAAAAAAT